From Pelomicrobium methylotrophicum, one genomic window encodes:
- the nagZ gene encoding beta-N-acetylhexosaminidase, protein MPLGPVMLDLQGCALTPEDERRLRHPATGGVILFSRNYENPQQLAELTAAIHALRSPPLLIAVDQEGGRVQRFREGFTRLPPMRSLGRLWDRNPHRARILAEQTGYVLAAELRASGVDFSFAPVLDLDYGVSTVIGDRAFHAHPDAVAELAKELVRGLRRAGMAAVGKHFPGHGFVVADSHVELPTDERKLSDLALADLVPFRRLMEHGLPAIMPAHVVYSAVDTQPAGFSEVWLKRILREELGFDGAVFSDDLSMAGAACAGEPVARARAALAAGCDMVLVCNDCEAADALLDELDFDLPAVSLARLARMHGRSEPASWVRLRQNPDYVDAVRAVSALAAEAAELSLLPDPTSPSGGGN, encoded by the coding sequence ATGCCTCTTGGCCCCGTCATGCTGGATCTGCAGGGATGCGCGTTAACCCCGGAGGACGAGCGGCGGCTCAGGCACCCGGCCACCGGCGGCGTCATCCTCTTCAGCCGCAACTATGAGAACCCCCAACAGCTTGCCGAGCTCACGGCTGCGATCCATGCGTTGCGCTCGCCCCCGCTTCTGATCGCGGTGGACCAAGAGGGTGGGCGGGTGCAGCGCTTTCGCGAAGGCTTCACGCGCCTTCCCCCCATGCGCAGCCTCGGGCGGCTGTGGGACCGCAACCCCCATCGAGCCCGGATCCTTGCCGAGCAGACAGGCTATGTACTGGCGGCGGAGCTACGGGCGAGCGGGGTCGATTTCAGCTTCGCCCCTGTGCTGGACTTGGACTACGGCGTCAGCACCGTGATCGGCGACCGGGCCTTCCATGCCCATCCGGACGCGGTGGCCGAGCTTGCCAAGGAGCTGGTCCGGGGACTGCGGCGTGCCGGCATGGCTGCCGTGGGCAAGCATTTCCCGGGGCATGGGTTCGTGGTGGCCGACTCCCATGTGGAGCTGCCGACGGACGAACGGAAGCTCTCCGACCTGGCGCTGGCGGACCTGGTGCCGTTCCGGCGCCTCATGGAACACGGGCTGCCGGCCATTATGCCGGCCCATGTGGTCTATTCCGCGGTGGACACTCAGCCCGCTGGGTTCAGCGAAGTGTGGCTGAAGCGTATCCTGCGCGAGGAGCTGGGCTTCGATGGCGCGGTCTTCAGCGACGACCTGTCCATGGCGGGGGCCGCCTGCGCGGGGGAGCCGGTCGCCCGAGCGCGCGCGGCGCTGGCCGCCGGCTGCGACATGGTGCTCGTCTGTAACGACTGTGAGGCGGCCGATGCTCTCCTCGATGAGTTGGACTTCGATCTGCCGGCCGTGAGCCTGGCGCGGCTTGCCCGCATGCACGGGCGTTCCGAGCCCGCGTCCTGGGTCCGCCTGCGGCAAAATCCCGACTATGTCGACGCGGTGCGGGCGGTTTCGGCGCTCGCCGCGGAAGCGGCGGAGCTTTCGTTGCTACCCGATCCTACGAGCCCGTCCGGCGGCGGCAATTGA
- a CDS encoding cation diffusion facilitator family transporter, with amino-acid sequence MAHVHHGQGSDFNRLGWALGVTLSFAAVEAVGGWWSGSLALLSDAGHMLSDALALALALVAAWVARRPPSHRHTYGLMRAEVVAALANALLMLAVVLGIAVEAVKRLQAPPPVAGLTVMVIATVGLLVNLGVLFILGPAGGGLNVRAAALHVTGDLLGSVAALTAGAVVHFTGWMPVDPLLSIAVAFLILASAIQVVRAALAILMEGVPPNLDLEEVGRTMAEVKGVASVHDLHVWNLGSEQVILSAHVTLEELKEWPRVLAELQRLLRTRFGIEHVTLQPEVPVWLSTSNAVRIPIVPVQSHH; translated from the coding sequence ATGGCGCACGTGCATCACGGGCAAGGGAGTGACTTCAACCGCCTGGGCTGGGCCCTGGGGGTCACGCTCTCTTTTGCCGCTGTGGAAGCGGTGGGGGGATGGTGGTCGGGGTCGCTCGCCCTCCTTTCCGACGCCGGGCACATGCTTTCCGACGCCTTGGCGCTCGCGCTCGCGTTGGTAGCGGCATGGGTGGCCCGGCGACCGCCCTCGCACCGGCACACTTATGGCCTGATGCGGGCCGAAGTGGTTGCTGCCCTGGCGAACGCGCTGCTCATGCTGGCTGTGGTGCTGGGCATCGCGGTGGAAGCGGTGAAGCGGCTTCAGGCCCCGCCGCCGGTCGCTGGCCTGACGGTCATGGTGATTGCGACGGTGGGGCTCCTGGTCAACCTGGGGGTGCTTTTCATCCTCGGGCCAGCCGGTGGCGGCCTCAACGTCCGGGCGGCAGCGCTCCACGTGACGGGCGACTTGCTGGGATCGGTGGCAGCGCTCACGGCTGGAGCGGTGGTCCACTTCACGGGCTGGATGCCTGTCGACCCGCTGCTGTCGATCGCCGTCGCCTTCTTGATCCTGGCCTCCGCGATCCAAGTGGTGCGCGCAGCGCTCGCCATCCTCATGGAAGGAGTACCTCCGAACCTGGATCTCGAAGAAGTCGGGCGCACGATGGCGGAGGTGAAAGGCGTGGCCTCGGTACACGACCTCCACGTCTGGAACTTGGGGTCGGAGCAGGTCATCCTTTCGGCCCATGTGACGCTGGAGGAGCTCAAGGAGTGGCCGCGGGTCCTTGCGGAGCTGCAGCGATTGCTTCGCACGCGTTTTGGCATCGAGCACGTGACCTTGCAACCCGAAGTGCCGGTGTGGCTGAGCACCTCAAACGCCGTGCGGATTCCGATTGTCCCCGTGCAAAGCCACCATTGA
- the acpS gene encoding holo-ACP synthase, giving the protein MIYGIGTDIVDTDRVRRLMERYGERFARRILTSLEWERFQRARRPVAFLALRFAAKEAFSKAMGTGFRAPVLPSRISVLQDRLGKPGFAFHETLEAYMRERGIVGHHLTLTDEARLACAVVVLER; this is encoded by the coding sequence GTGATCTACGGCATCGGCACCGACATCGTCGATACCGACCGCGTCAGGCGGCTGATGGAGCGCTATGGGGAGCGCTTTGCGCGTCGCATTCTCACCTCTCTTGAGTGGGAGCGCTTCCAGCGCGCCCGGCGCCCGGTGGCGTTCCTGGCGCTGCGCTTTGCCGCCAAAGAGGCCTTCTCCAAGGCTATGGGCACCGGGTTCCGCGCGCCGGTGCTCCCGTCCCGCATCTCGGTGCTCCAAGACCGGCTGGGCAAACCCGGCTTTGCTTTCCATGAGACGTTGGAGGCGTACATGCGGGAGCGGGGCATCGTCGGCCACCATTTGACGCTCACCGACGAGGCACGGCTTGCCTGTGCCGTCGTCGTCCTGGAACGGTAG
- the era gene encoding GTPase Era — MTSTAQGFRSGYVAIVGRPNVGKSTLLNHLVGAKISIVSRRPQTTRHRVRGILTTDEAQLIFVDTPGFQTLHGGMLNRALNRSVVQTLGDVDVVLMVVEALRFNAGDRQVVALLDRNRPAILAVNKVDQVKDKRQLLPFIQQAAEAYPFAEIVPISAEKGTGLDELVASVRQYLPEGPPLYDLEEMTDASERFLAQELIREKLFRLLGEELPYATTVVVEAFKDEGGLKRIHAVIYVEKESQKAIVIGRKGEKLKEIASRARLDMEQLFGAKVFLDVWVKVRRGWSDDEKMLKSLGFGD; from the coding sequence ATGACTTCGACCGCCCAGGGTTTCCGCAGCGGCTACGTGGCGATTGTCGGCCGCCCCAACGTGGGCAAGTCCACGCTGCTCAACCACTTGGTGGGCGCCAAGATCAGCATCGTGTCCCGCCGCCCTCAGACCACCCGCCACCGGGTGCGCGGCATCCTGACCACCGATGAGGCCCAGTTGATCTTCGTCGATACCCCTGGGTTTCAAACCCTGCATGGAGGAATGCTTAACCGTGCTCTCAATCGGAGCGTCGTTCAGACGCTGGGAGACGTGGACGTGGTGCTGATGGTGGTGGAGGCACTGCGCTTCAACGCGGGGGATCGCCAGGTCGTGGCGCTGCTTGACCGGAATCGGCCTGCCATCCTGGCCGTGAACAAAGTGGATCAGGTCAAAGACAAAAGACAGCTTCTGCCTTTCATCCAGCAAGCCGCCGAGGCTTATCCGTTCGCTGAGATCGTGCCCATCAGCGCCGAGAAGGGCACCGGTCTCGACGAGTTGGTCGCGAGCGTCCGGCAGTACCTGCCCGAGGGGCCGCCGCTTTACGACCTGGAGGAGATGACCGATGCCAGCGAACGGTTCCTCGCGCAGGAGCTCATTCGCGAGAAGTTGTTCCGGCTCCTGGGCGAGGAGCTGCCGTACGCCACCACGGTGGTGGTGGAAGCGTTCAAGGACGAGGGGGGGCTGAAGCGCATTCACGCGGTGATCTACGTGGAAAAGGAGTCCCAAAAGGCCATCGTGATCGGCCGTAAGGGAGAGAAGCTCAAAGAGATCGCCAGCCGCGCGCGCCTCGACATGGAACAGTTGTTCGGCGCCAAGGTGTTCCTGGACGTGTGGGTGAAAGTGCGTCGGGGCTGGTCCGACGACGAGAAGATGCTGAAGAGCCTCGGCTTCGGCGACTAG
- the efp gene encoding elongation factor P, with amino-acid sequence MAKVLATEIRAGNLIEWDKRVWRVLKSYHVHVGGRGGAFMQVEMKDIETGTKTNQRFRTDEKIERAFVESRDFEYLYNDGASYVFMDKETFEQISLPEDLLEGQKEYLLPNTDVQINFHNDRPIGVQLPPTVVLTVKETEPGIKTATATATFKPAKTETGLTVMVPQFVSEGERIKVSTDSGEYMERG; translated from the coding sequence ATGGCGAAAGTCTTAGCAACCGAAATCCGGGCTGGCAACCTCATCGAGTGGGACAAGCGCGTCTGGCGCGTCCTCAAATCCTACCATGTCCATGTGGGAGGGCGCGGCGGCGCCTTCATGCAGGTGGAAATGAAGGACATCGAGACCGGCACCAAGACCAACCAGCGCTTTCGCACCGATGAAAAAATCGAGCGCGCCTTCGTCGAAAGCCGCGACTTCGAGTACCTCTACAACGATGGGGCCAGCTACGTGTTCATGGACAAAGAGACCTTCGAGCAGATCTCCCTCCCGGAAGACCTTCTGGAAGGTCAGAAGGAATACCTGCTGCCCAACACCGACGTCCAGATCAACTTCCACAACGACCGGCCCATCGGCGTGCAACTTCCTCCCACGGTGGTGCTGACGGTCAAGGAAACCGAGCCGGGCATCAAGACCGCCACGGCGACGGCCACCTTCAAGCCGGCCAAGACCGAGACCGGTCTCACCGTGATGGTGCCGCAGTTCGTATCTGAAGGAGAGCGCATCAAGGTCAGCACCGACTCCGGCGAATACATGGAGCGAGGCTGA
- a CDS encoding uracil-DNA glycosylase codes for MKSSFSTSCRRCPRLAGYLQRVRKEHPGYHAKPVPSFGDVRPRLLVVGLAPGLHGANRTGRPFTGDHAGRLLYETLYRHGYAAAPESRDADDGLVLTGVRITNAVRCVPPRNRPQPEEVRNCNRFLSEELLAMPPPRAVLALGVVAHAAVLMAMGLRPSAYQFAHGAVHALPGNVALFDSYHCSRYNTQTGRLTPAMFDAVFRSIGEYLAAPVSARR; via the coding sequence ATGAAGAGCTCATTCAGCACGTCGTGTCGCCGCTGCCCACGCTTGGCGGGCTACCTGCAGCGCGTTCGCAAAGAGCATCCGGGATACCATGCCAAGCCCGTGCCGTCTTTCGGCGATGTCCGCCCGCGGCTGCTGGTGGTGGGCCTCGCGCCGGGACTTCACGGCGCGAACCGCACTGGCCGCCCCTTCACCGGCGACCATGCAGGTCGGCTCCTTTATGAGACCCTGTACCGCCATGGCTATGCAGCCGCCCCCGAGTCGCGCGACGCCGACGACGGGCTGGTGCTGACCGGCGTCCGAATCACGAACGCCGTGCGTTGCGTGCCACCGCGAAACAGGCCGCAGCCCGAGGAAGTGCGTAACTGCAATCGCTTCCTCTCGGAGGAACTCCTGGCCATGCCACCGCCGCGGGCGGTGCTGGCCTTGGGCGTCGTCGCCCACGCAGCCGTATTAATGGCCATGGGGTTACGCCCTTCAGCGTACCAGTTTGCCCACGGCGCGGTGCATGCGCTGCCGGGGAACGTGGCGCTCTTCGATAGCTACCATTGCAGTCGATATAATACGCAGACCGGTCGCTTGACCCCTGCCATGTTTGACGCCGTGTTTCGCTCCATCGGTGAATACCTGGCTGCTCCGGTAAGCGCTCGCCGTTGA
- the pdxJ gene encoding pyridoxine 5'-phosphate synthase: MIELGVNIDHIATLRQARGTRYPSPIQAALVAEAAGADAITLHLREDRRHIQDQDVEILRRVLQTRMNLESAITPEMLAFAVRVKPHDVCFVPERRQELTTEGGLDVVGRFEEVREACRRLAGEGIRVSLFVDPDPRQIDAAAKAGAPVIEIHTGRYADAATPAEQAQELERVAQAVAYGLQQGLKVNAGHGLNYHNVQRIAAIPGIAELNIGHAIVAQAVFVGLAEAVRSMKALMREAANR, encoded by the coding sequence ATGATCGAGCTCGGCGTCAACATCGACCATATCGCCACGCTGCGGCAGGCGCGCGGCACGCGTTATCCGAGTCCCATCCAAGCGGCCCTGGTGGCTGAGGCCGCGGGCGCGGATGCCATCACGCTGCACCTGCGCGAGGACCGTCGTCATATCCAGGATCAGGACGTGGAAATCTTGCGCCGTGTGCTGCAGACGCGCATGAACCTGGAGAGCGCCATCACGCCCGAGATGCTGGCCTTCGCGGTGCGGGTGAAGCCCCACGACGTCTGCTTCGTCCCCGAGCGGCGGCAGGAACTGACGACAGAGGGCGGGCTTGACGTGGTGGGGCGTTTCGAAGAGGTGCGGGAAGCGTGCCGCCGTCTCGCGGGAGAGGGCATCCGAGTGTCCTTGTTTGTCGATCCCGATCCACGCCAGATCGACGCGGCGGCAAAAGCAGGGGCTCCCGTCATCGAGATCCATACGGGGCGCTACGCCGACGCTGCGACGCCCGCTGAGCAGGCGCAGGAGCTGGAGCGGGTGGCCCAGGCCGTGGCGTACGGGCTCCAGCAGGGCCTCAAGGTCAACGCCGGGCATGGGCTCAACTATCACAACGTGCAGCGCATCGCTGCCATCCCGGGGATTGCCGAGCTCAACATCGGTCACGCGATTGTGGCTCAGGCGGTGTTTGTGGGGCTGGCCGAGGCGGTTCGCAGCATGAAGGCGCTTATGCGCGAGGCGGCGAACCGGTGA
- the recO gene encoding DNA repair protein RecO encodes MGGTLNERRGGGQEAGFVLHTYPYRETSLIAEVLTRGHGRIAMVARGAKRPKSPLRGQLLPFQPLLLSWAGRGELKTLLRAEWVGGQPPLEGQALICGFYLNELLLRLLPREDAHEALFDHYRDTLAALARGGHIEGILRRFETRLLKELGYALVLDRDVQTGEPIDPGKQYTYLPERGPVPFAEGTVQEPIVSGRTLLDMARDHYDDPQTQQQSKALMRTLINHLLGGQPLHTRQLLKDLQHL; translated from the coding sequence GTGGGCGGGACGCTGAACGAGCGCAGGGGCGGCGGTCAGGAAGCGGGGTTCGTGCTGCATACGTACCCCTACCGCGAGACCAGCCTCATCGCCGAGGTTCTGACGCGGGGTCACGGACGGATAGCCATGGTGGCGCGGGGGGCCAAGCGGCCGAAATCCCCGTTGCGCGGCCAGTTGCTGCCGTTTCAGCCCCTGCTTCTTTCCTGGGCTGGACGGGGCGAGCTGAAGACCCTGCTGCGGGCGGAATGGGTGGGCGGGCAGCCGCCCCTCGAAGGCCAGGCGCTCATCTGTGGCTTCTATCTCAACGAGTTGTTGCTGCGGCTCCTGCCGCGGGAGGACGCCCACGAGGCGTTGTTCGATCATTATCGCGACACGCTGGCAGCGCTTGCCCGGGGTGGCCATATCGAAGGTATCCTACGGCGGTTTGAGACGCGGCTGCTCAAGGAGCTGGGTTATGCCTTGGTGCTGGACCGGGACGTCCAGACCGGCGAGCCGATCGATCCCGGCAAGCAGTATACTTACTTGCCAGAGCGGGGTCCGGTGCCCTTCGCCGAAGGCACCGTGCAAGAGCCGATCGTCTCCGGCAGAACGCTGCTCGACATGGCGCGGGACCATTACGACGATCCCCAGACTCAACAGCAGAGCAAGGCGCTGATGCGCACGCTCATTAACCATCTCCTCGGTGGCCAGCCGCTGCATACGCGGCAGTTGCTCAAGGACCTGCAGCATTTATGA